In Paludibaculum fermentans, the genomic stretch CCGGACCCGCAGCCCGCGCTGGGTGACTCGATTCCGTACAAGTTCGTAGACGGCAAAGCGCCCGCGGTCCTCTACCTGCACCCGGACGGCATCGCCGCCGCCGAGGCCAGCGCCGGTTTCCTGAAACTCAAGGCCCAGGGGCGGGCCATCCTGCTGATCGACGCGTTCCAGACTGGCACCGCGAAAGCCGCCCGCGACCGTTCGCACCGCCACTTTCTCACCTTCAATCGCAGCGACTCCGCCGCCCGCGTCCAGGACGTCCAGGTGGCTTTGCAATGGTTGGCGGCCAAACGGCCATCCGAAACAGTCGAACTCGCCGCCGAAGGTGATGCCCAATGGTGGGCGCTTTTCGCGGCCGCCACTACCACGTCGCCCGTGCGATACAACCCACCCTCGCTCGGTCTTAAGGTTTCCGACGGAGAATTGGCTAAGGTGTTCTTCGTACCAGGCTTACAGCGCGCCGGTGGGGTGGAAGCTGCGGCGAAAATTCTGAAAGTCAGCGCCCGCTGACGGCATTCCCAAATTCGAGGTACCAATTTCGTGGAATGGGTATTCATCTTTGGGCTGGCGTTCGCGCTCTGGATGAGCCGCCGACGCGTCTCCCGTCTCGAAGATCTGCTTGCTGAACTGACGGCCCGCGTTTATGCGCTGGAGCAGAAACCGGTGGAGCGGCCCGCGCCCGCCGCCGCGCCCGTCTACACACCGGTGCCGGTGGTGGTCCCGCCGCCCCCGCCCGTAGAACAGCCGCAAGTATCTGTCCATGAGGAACTTGCGACTAAAACAACACCTGTCGTTTTGGCCCCCGAGCCGGAACAGCCCGTCAGCCTGCCGCCACCGGCGTTCGTGGCGGAAACGCCGCTTTCCGACCGTCTGCGCGAGATGGTCGGCGACGACGAGTGGGAATCGCTGGTCGGCGGCAGCCTCTTAAACAAACTGGGTGCTTTCGTACTGGTCATCGGCCTCGTGCTCTTCCTGGGCTACTCATTCACCCAGATGGGGCCCGCCGCCCGTGTGGCGGTTTCTCTCGCTGTCAGTGGCGGACTGCTCGCCGCGGGCTTCTTCGTGGAGCGCCTGCAGCGCTACCGCGTCTTCGCATGGGGTCTGCTGGGCGCCGGCTGGGCCTGTTTGTATGCAACGACTTACGCGATGTTCGCGGTCGATGCGGCGCGAGTCATCTACAACGACACGCTGGGCGGCCTGTTGCTGGTGGCTGTCGCCGGGGCGATGATCGCGCACTCCTTGCGGTATCAAAGCCAAACGGTCACCGCCATCGCCGCCGCCAGCGCGTATGGCGCCCTGGCGCTATCTCCTTCAAAACAGTTGGGCGTGGGCGCCCTGATCCCGCTTTCCGGTGCGCTGCTCTATCTGGCCGATCGCCTGCGCTGGCACGCCATCGGCGTCCTGAGCGTTGCCGCCACCTACGGCATCATCATTGCCCACGGTGACCAGGGCTCCCCGCTGTTCACCACCCAGGCCTTCCTGTTTACTTTGTGGCTGATCTTCGAAGCCTTCGATATGGTGCAACTGCGGTCTGAGCAGCCGCGCCCCGGCTACGCGGCATTGATCTTTCCTATCAATGCGTTGGGCTTCCTGCTGCTCTCCGCCGCCAAGTGGGAGAAGGTGGATCCGGCCCACCTGCCGCACTTCCTGGCCGCGGCCGCGCTGCTCTATCTCGGTGATGCGGTCCTGCGCGGCCGGATGCAGTCGAATGCCTACCAGTACTCTATTGTCCTGGCGTCCGGGTTGGCCGCCCTGGCCGTCGTTCGTCATGCCGGCGGCGCCTGGGCCAGCGTCATGTTGGGCGTAGAGGCCGAACTGCTGTTTCTCGCCGCCTGGCGATGGCGCCTGCGGTTCCTCGAATGGCTGGCCGCCATCGTCTTCGGCGGCGCTCTGTTGCGCATGCTCTGGATCGCGGCGGATTCCTCGGCCATGGTCACCTGGGCCGGGCTCACGTTCCATAACTGGACTCCCGCCGCCATCCTGCTGGCGGTCGTCGCCTATACCAACCGGGAGCTGCGAACCGTCCCGATTCCCTACGGTTACGCCGGATCTGCCTTAGTCCAACTGGTCCTCGGCGCGGAGTCTCCCAAACGCTGGCTGGGCTTGGTCTGGACCTCGTGGACCGCCATCCTGCTGGAGCTCAGCTTCTGGCGCAAAGCCTCCGACTTCCGCCGTCAGGCCTACTTCGCCTGGGTGTTGGCCGTGCTGGCAGTGTCGTTCAGCTTCTTCGACCATTTCAGCCGTCCGGCGGCCGCCAGTGAGTGGGTTTCCCTGGCCGGCGCCTCCGCGCTGGGATACTGGATGACCCTCCGCCTGTGGACCAGGGAAGGAAAGCTCTTCGTCAGTAGCTTGGCTGCCCTGGCCGCCACCGGTTTCGCCATGATTGTTTCATGGCTGCAGTTGCCCGATGTGACGGTGGCCGTCGCATGGATGGCGCTTGCCGTCCTGCTGGTCGAGGCGGGGTACCGCTTTCAACACAATCATTTGCGGATGATCGGCCACAACGTGGGAGTCGGTGCTTTCACCCGGCTATTTTTTGCGAACTTCACAAATACCGGCGTCACGGGCGGCCTCTCGCACCGCCTGGTGACCGTGCTGCCCGTCTCCGGCTCGTTCCTGTATCTGTACCGGCGGAGCAGGGAAGACGCGTGGCCCTGGCTGCGCCTGCACCTCTGGCTCGCCACCGCCGCCATCGCGATCCTGATGCGCTTCGAGATGGGCCATGTGTTCACCGTGGTCGGCTGGTCGCTGCTCGGCGTGGGTTTGTTGGTGATCGGCCAGAAGTTCGAGCTCGAGGACTGGCGCTGGCAAAGCTACGCGCTGGCGCTGATGGCGGCGGTCCGCTGCGTGGCATCCAACTTCGACGATCCGCAGAGCTTCGCCGGCCTGCCCGGCCGCCTGCTGACTGCGGGCCTTGTGATCAGCGCACTCTATGTGCAGGAATTCCTGGCGCCGCGCGAGGAACTGCCGCGCACCTACTACAGCCTGCTGGGCAGCCTGCTGCTGGCTTCGCTGCTCTACCGCGAGGTCTCGGGCAGCGGGCTCACGGTCGCCTGGGGCCTGCAAGGCGTGCTACTGCTGGCCGCCGGTTTTCCGGCCCGCGAGCGGGTGCTCCGGCTGACGGGGCTCGTCCTGCTTCTGGGCTGCATTTTGAAGTTGTTTATCTATGACTTACGGAATCTTGAGACTCTGCCCCGGATTCTGTCTTTCATGGCACTCGGCGTCATCCTGCTGGGTGTTTCGTGGGTCTACACCCGCTTCCGGGAACGGCTGAGGAAACTGTTATGAGCGACCGCATTCTGTTGCTGATCACCGTCGGCGCCCTGGCGCTCTCCGGCATTCTGGTCCGGGCCGGGAAGATTGACGACAAACAGGATCTGGAGTCGGTGGCGCGGCTGTGGGGCGATCTGTTCTTCGATGCTTCGCGGACCACTGGTTCGCTCGTCCACGTTTCCACCGCCGACGAGGTCATGCTGGGCAACCGCCTGGCCGCCTCCACCTATGGCGTATGGGCCGAGGACCCGGCGGGCCTGCAACGAATCGAGGGCATGACCGCCCGCCTGAACCGGCATGTGCGCAGAATGATGCCGTACAAAGCGC encodes the following:
- a CDS encoding DUF2339 domain-containing protein produces the protein MSRRRVSRLEDLLAELTARVYALEQKPVERPAPAAAPVYTPVPVVVPPPPPVEQPQVSVHEELATKTTPVVLAPEPEQPVSLPPPAFVAETPLSDRLREMVGDDEWESLVGGSLLNKLGAFVLVIGLVLFLGYSFTQMGPAARVAVSLAVSGGLLAAGFFVERLQRYRVFAWGLLGAGWACLYATTYAMFAVDAARVIYNDTLGGLLLVAVAGAMIAHSLRYQSQTVTAIAAASAYGALALSPSKQLGVGALIPLSGALLYLADRLRWHAIGVLSVAATYGIIIAHGDQGSPLFTTQAFLFTLWLIFEAFDMVQLRSEQPRPGYAALIFPINALGFLLLSAAKWEKVDPAHLPHFLAAAALLYLGDAVLRGRMQSNAYQYSIVLASGLAALAVVRHAGGAWASVMLGVEAELLFLAAWRWRLRFLEWLAAIVFGGALLRMLWIAADSSAMVTWAGLTFHNWTPAAILLAVVAYTNRELRTVPIPYGYAGSALVQLVLGAESPKRWLGLVWTSWTAILLELSFWRKASDFRRQAYFAWVLAVLAVSFSFFDHFSRPAAASEWVSLAGASALGYWMTLRLWTREGKLFVSSLAALAATGFAMIVSWLQLPDVTVAVAWMALAVLLVEAGYRFQHNHLRMIGHNVGVGAFTRLFFANFTNTGVTGGLSHRLVTVLPVSGSFLYLYRRSREDAWPWLRLHLWLATAAIAILMRFEMGHVFTVVGWSLLGVGLLVIGQKFELEDWRWQSYALALMAAVRCVASNFDDPQSFAGLPGRLLTAGLVISALYVQEFLAPREELPRTYYSLLGSLLLASLLYREVSGSGLTVAWGLQGVLLLAAGFPARERVLRLTGLVLLLGCILKLFIYDLRNLETLPRILSFMALGVILLGVSWVYTRFRERLRKLL